A region of Gadus morhua chromosome 18, gadMor3.0, whole genome shotgun sequence DNA encodes the following proteins:
- the qrfprb gene encoding pyroglutamylated RF-amide peptide receptor — translation MATSTESGQRYTKITPEVLKEMLQLYNLSRQEFIDSYNIQPLVYVPELPYSVKTTFVIMYALIFILALVGNSLVVYIVVKKRAVQTATNIFICSLAVSDLLITFFCVPFTLLQNISSEWLGGVLVCKTVPFVQTTAIVTGILTMTCIAIERYQGIVYPLKMRRQYTSRRAYKMLGIVWIASVMVGSPILFVQQLEVKYDFLYDHYHVCCQESWPSLAQRQVYTTFIMVALFLLPLLTMMFLYTRIAIELWIRKRVGDSSVLNTMNQREISKISRKKKRAVKMMVIVVLLFTVCWAPFHTVHMLYEYSDLEKKYEEVTLHTIIAVVQAVGFFNSFNNPIVYAFMNDNFKKSCVSTLSLCLRKRGAPGRGHAAAANAAVGPAANLIVHFRPLRREAFLKTADGSENRHGDDGGRQGPSGSSHGCSSLEVIGDKASTMQSQLPGSSSGGGGITK, via the exons ATGGCCACCTCCACTGAGTCCGGACAGCGCTACACTAAAATCACCCCCGAGGTCCTGAAGGAGATGCTGCAGCTCTACAACCTCAGCCGCCAGGAGTTCATCGACTCGTATAACATCCAGCCTCTGGTGTACGTCCCCGAGTTGCCGTACAGCGTGAAAACGACTTTTGTGATCATGTACGCCCTGATATTCATCCTGGCTCTGGTGGGTAACAGTTTGGTGGTTTACATTGTGGTGAAAAAGCGCGCCGTGCAGACCGCCACCAACATCTTCATCTGCTCCTTAGCGGTGAGCGACCTGCTCATCACTTTCTTCTGCGTCCCATTCACTCTCTTGCAAAATATCTCCTCAGAGTGGCTCGGAG GGGTTCTGGTATGCAAAACGGTTCCATTTGTGCAGACCACAGCAATAGTCACAGGGATCTTGACAATGACCTGCATCGCCATCGAGAGGTACCAAGGAATTGTGTATCCACTCAAAATGAGGAGGCAGTACACATCCAGGAGAGCCTACAAAATGCTAG GGATAGTGTGGATTGCATCAGTGATGGTGGGCTCTCCAATACTGTTTGTACAACAACTAGAA GTGAAGTATGACTTCCTGTACGACCACTACCACGTGTGCTGCCAGGAGAGCTGGCCCTCGCTGGCCCAGCGCCAGGTGTACACCACCTTCATCATGGTGGCGCTCTTCCTGCTGCCGCTGCTCACCATGATGTTCCTGTACACGCGCATCGCCATCGAGCTGTGGATCCGCAAGCGAGTGGGCGACTCGTCTGTCCTCAACACCATGAACCAGAGGGAGATCAGCAAGATCTCCCG GAAGAAGAAGCGAGCGGTGAAGATGATGGTGATCGTGGTGCTGCTCTTCACAGTCTGCTGGGCTCCGTTCCACACGGTCCACATGCTCTATGAATACA gcGACCTGGAGAAGAAGTACGAGGAGGTGACGCTCCACACCATCATCGCCGTGGTGCAGGCGGTGGGCTTCTTCAACAGCTTCAACAACCCCATCGTGTACGCCTTCATGAACGACAACTTCAAGAAGAGCTGCGTTTCCACGCTGTCCCTCTGCCTCCGCAAGCGTGGGGCCCCAGGCAGGggccacgccgccgccgccaatgCCGCCGTCGGCCCCGCCGCAAACCTCATCGTCCACTTCAGGCCCCTGCGGCGGGAGGCCTTTCTGAAGACCGCCGACGGCTCCGAGAACCGCCACGGCGACGATGGCGGACGTCAGGGCCCGTCGGGCTCCTCCCACGGCTGCAGCTCGCTGGAAGTGATCGGGGACAAGGCGTCCACCATGCAGTCCCAGCTGCCCGGGAGCagcagcggtggcggcgggATCACCAAATGA